In Elephas maximus indicus isolate mEleMax1 chromosome 7, mEleMax1 primary haplotype, whole genome shotgun sequence, the following proteins share a genomic window:
- the LOC126079925 gene encoding olfactory receptor 51F2-like has translation MSAFQNTTSSSIIFLLTGVPGLEAFHTWISIPFCFLYVTALSGNSLILFAITTQPSLHEPMYYFLSMLSTTDLGLSISTLVTMLGIFWFNVREISFDACLSQMFFIKLFTVMESSVLLAMAFDRFVAISNPLRYATILTDSRIAQIGVAIVIRGTVTLTPMVTLLKRLSFCRSHVLHHSYCFHPDVMKLSCTDTRINSAVGLTAMISTVGVDSVFILFSYVLIIKTVLSIASPEERKKTFSTCVSHIGAVAIFYIPLISLSFVHRFGKRAPPYVHTMIANTYLLIPPLMNPVIYSVKTKQICRAVLKILHPPQKKN, from the coding sequence ATGTCAGCTTTCCAGAATACCACATCCTCATCCATCATTTTCCTGCTAACTGGTGTTCCTGGGCTGGAAGCTTTCCACACCTGGATCTCCATTCCCTTCTGCTTTCTCTATGTAACTGCCCTCTCAGGAAACAGCCTGATTCTCTTTGCCATTACCACTCAGCCCAGCCTCCATGAGCCCATGTACTATTTCCTCTCCATGCTCTCCACCACTGATCTTGGCCTGTCCATATCCACTCTGGTCACCATGTTGGGAATATTCTGGTTCAATGTCAGGGAGATCAGCTTTGATGCCTGCTTGTCACAGATGTTCTTTATCAAACTTTTCACTGTCATGGAATCCTCAGTGCTGTTGGCCATGGCCTTTGATCGTTTTGTGGCCATTTCTAATCCTCTTAGGTATGCCACCATTTTAACTGACTCCAGAATAGCCCAGATTGGGGTGGCAATTgtcattagggggacagtaacATTGACACCAATGGTAACACTTCTCAAAAGACTTTCCTTCTGCCGCAGCCATGTACTCCATCACTCCTACTGCTTTCACCCTGATGTGATGAAGCTCTCTTGCACAGATACCAGGATCAACAGTGCAGTTGGGTTGACTGCCATGATCTCTACTGTTGGTGTAGACTCAGTCTTCATCCTCTTTTCTTACGTTTTGATCATTAAGACTGTTCTCAGCATTGCCTCcccagaagagaggaaaaaaacctTCAGCACATGTGTCTCCCATATCGGAGCTGttgctatattctatattccgttGATCAGTCTATCCTTTGTCCACAGATTTGGGAAACGAGCCCCACCCTATGTACATACTATGATTGCTAACACCTACCTGCTGATTCCCCCTCTAATGAATCCTGTAATCTACAGTGTAAAGACCAAACAGATATGTAGAGCTGTTTTAAAAATTCtccatcccccccaaaaaaaaaactag